The Neovison vison isolate M4711 chromosome 5, ASM_NN_V1, whole genome shotgun sequence genome includes a region encoding these proteins:
- the UNK gene encoding RING finger protein unkempt homolog isoform X1 produces MSKGPGPGGSAASSAPPAATAQVLQAQPEKPQHYTYLKEFRTEQCPLFVQHKCTQHRPYTCFHWHFVNQRRRRSIRRRDGTFNYSPDVYCTKYDEATGLCPEGDECPFLHRTTGDTERRYHLRYYKTGICIHETDSKGNCTKNGLHCAFAHGPHDLRSPVYDIRELQAMEALQNGQTTVEGSTEGQTAGAASHAMIEKILSEEPRWQETAYVLGNYKTEPCKKPPRLCRQGYACPYYHNSKDRRRSPRKHKYRSSPCPNVKHGDEWGDPGKCENGDACQYCHTRTEQQFHPEIYKSTKCNDMQQSGSCPRGPFCAFAHVEQPPLSDDLQPSSTVSSPTQPGPVLYMPSAAGDSVPVSPSSPHAPDLSALLCRNSNLGSPSNLCGSPPGSIRKPPNLEGIVFPGESGLAPGSYKKAPGFEREDQAKLKPHSLEPRSQEQPLLQPKQDVLGILPAGSPLTSSISSSITSSLAATPPSPAGTSSVPGMNANALPFYPTSDTVESVIESALDDLDLNEFGVAALEKTYDNSTVPHPGGITIGGSLLQSSAPVNIPGSLGSSASFHSASPSPPVSLSSHFLQQPQGHLSQSENTFLGTSASHGSLGLNGMNSSIWEHFASGSFSPGTSPAFLSGPGAAELARLRQELEEANGTIKQWEESWKQAKQACDAWKKEAEEAGERASAAGAECELAREQRDALEGQVKKLQEELERLHSGPDPQALPTFSDLEALSLSTLYSLQKQLRAHLEQVDKAVFHMQSVKCLKCQEQKRALLPCQHAVLCELCAQGSDCPVCQPSRAHTLQS; encoded by the exons ATGTCGAAGGGCCCCGGGCCCGGCGGCTCCGCAGCTTCCTCGGCGCCCCCGGCCGCTACCGCTCAGGTGCTGCAGGCACAGCCCGAGAAACCGCAGCACTACAC GTACCTGAAGGAATTCCGCACAGAGCAGTGCCCACTCTTCGTGCAGCACAAATGCACTCAGCACCGGCCCTACACCTGCTTCCACTGGCACTTCGTGAACCAGCGACGTCGCCGTTCCATCCGCCGTCGGGACGGCACCTTCAACTACAGCCCTGACGTTTACTGCACCAAGTACGACGAGGCCACAGGCCTCTGCCCGGAGGGCGACGA GTGCCCATTCCTGCACAGGACCACAGGGGACACTGAGCGCAGGTACCACCTCCGCTACTACAAAACTGGAATCTGTATCCACGAGACAGACTCAAAAGGCAACTGCACCAAAAACGGCCTGCACTGCGCTTTTGCCCACGGGCCCCATGACCTCCGTTCCCCTGTCTACGACATCAG aGAGCTCCAGGCCATGGAGGCCCTGCAGAACGGCCAGACCACAGTAGAGGGCAGCACAGAGGGCCAGACGGCTGGGGCTGCGAGCCACGCTATGATAGAAAAAATCCTCAGCGAGGAGCCACGGTGGCAAG AGACTGCTTATGTGCTGGGGAACTATAAGACGGAGCCATGCAAGAAGCCCCCGAGGTTGTGTCGCCAGGGCTATGCCTGTCCCTACTACCACAACAGCAAGGACCGGCGGCGGAGTCCCCGGAAACACAAATACAG GTCATCTCCGTGTCCGAACGTAAAACATGGGGATGAGTGGGGAGACCCTGGCAAGTGTGAGAACGGAGATGCCTGCCAGTACTGCCACACACGCACGGAGCAGCAGTTCCACCCGGAG ATCTATAAATCCACCAAGTGCAATGACATGCAGCAGTCGGGCAGCTGTCCCCGAGGACCTTTCTGCGCCTTCGCCCACGTAGAAC AGCCGCCTCTCAGTGATGATCTACAACCTTCTTCAACTGTGTCAAGCCCCACTCAGCCGGGTCCCGTCTTGTACATGCCATCTGCTGCCGGAGACTCGGTGCCCGTGAGCCCCTCCAGCCCACATGCCCCTGACCTCAGCGCT CTCCTCTGTAGAAACAGCAATCTAGGAAGCCCATCTAATCTCTGTGGCTCCCCCCCGGGCTCCATCAGGAAGCCCCCGAACCTGGAAGGCATTGTCTTCCCTGGGGAGTCTGGCCTCGCCCCTGGCAGCTATAAGAAGGCTCCTGGCTTTGAGAGGGAAGACCAG GCCAAGTTAAAACCCCATTCACTAGAGCCCAGGAGCCAAGAGCAGCCTCTGCTTCAACCCAAACAG GACGTGCTGGGCATCCTTCCCGCTGGCAGCCCCCTGACCTCAAGCATCTCTTCCAGCATCACCTCCAGCCTGGCAGCTACTCCCCCTAGCCCTGCTGGCACCAGCAGCGTCCCTGGCATGAACGCGAACGCTCTGCCCTTCTATCCCACCAGCGACACGGTAGAGTCCGTCATAG agTCTGCCTTGGATGACCTGGACCTGAATGAGTTCGGGGTGGCTGCCCTAGAGAAGACGTACGATAACAGCACAGTGCCCCACCCAGGCGGCATCACAATTG GTGGCAGTTTGCTGCAGAGCTCTGCGCCCGTGAACATCCCCGGCTCCTTGGGCAGTTCTGCTTCCTTCCACTCGGCATCCCCGTCCCCTCCTGTCAGCCTCTCCTCGCATTtcctgcagcagccccagggCCACTTGAGCCAGTCAGAAAACACATTTCTGGGGACCTCAGCATCACATGGATCTTTGG GTCTCAACGGGATGAATAGCAGCATCTGGGAGCATTTTGCCTCTGGTAGCTTCTCCCCAGGCACTTCCCCGGCCTTCCTGTCAGGGCCAGGGGCTGCTGAGCTGGCCCGGCTGCGGCAAGAGCTCGAGGAAGCCAACGGCACCATCAAGCAGTGGGAGGAGTCCTGGAAGCAGGCTAAGCAG GCTTGTGATGCCtggaagaaggaggcagaggaggccgGAGAGCGGGCCAGTGCAGCAGGCGCCGAGTGCGAGCTGGCCCGGGAGCAGCGGGATGCACTGGAGGGGCAGGTCAAGAAGCTGCAGGAAGAGCTGGAGCGGCTGCACTCGGGCCCCGACCCGCAGGCCTTGCCCACCTTCTCTGACCTGGAGGCCCTCTCGCTCTCCACCCTCTACTCCCTCCAGAAGCAGCTGCGGGCCCACCTGGAACAAGTGGACAAG gccgTGTTCCACATGCAGTCGGTGAAATGCCTTAAGTGTCAGGAGCAGAAGCGAGCGCTGCTGCCGTGCCAACACGCCGTGCTGTGCGAgctctgtgcccagggcagcgaCTGCCCCGTCTGCCAGCCCAGCCGCGCCCACACCCTCCAGTCGTGA
- the UNK gene encoding RING finger protein unkempt homolog isoform X3 — translation MSKGPGPGGSAASSAPPAATAQVLQAQPEKPQHYTYLKEFRTEQCPLFVQHKCTQHRPYTCFHWHFVNQRRRRSIRRRDGTFNYSPDVYCTKYDEATGLCPEGDECPFLHRTTGDTERRYHLRYYKTGICIHETDSKGNCTKNGLHCAFAHGPHDLRSPVYDIRELQAMEALQNGQTTVEGSTEGQTAGAASHAMIEKILSEEPRWQETAYVLGNYKTEPCKKPPRLCRQGYACPYYHNSKDRRRSPRKHKYRSSPCPNVKHGDEWGDPGKCENGDACQYCHTRTEQQFHPEIYKSTKCNDMQQSGSCPRGPFCAFAHVEQPPLSDDLQPSSTVSSPTQPGPVLYMPSAAGDSVPVSPSSPHAPDLSAAKLKPHSLEPRSQEQPLLQPKQDVLGILPAGSPLTSSISSSITSSLAATPPSPAGTSSVPGMNANALPFYPTSDTVESVIESALDDLDLNEFGVAALEKTYDNSTVPHPGGITIGGSLLQSSAPVNIPGSLGSSASFHSASPSPPVSLSSHFLQQPQGHLSQSENTFLGTSASHGSLGLNGMNSSIWEHFASGSFSPGTSPAFLSGPGAAELARLRQELEEANGTIKQWEESWKQAKQACDAWKKEAEEAGERASAAGAECELAREQRDALEGQVKKLQEELERLHSGPDPQALPTFSDLEALSLSTLYSLQKQLRAHLEQVDKAVFHMQSVKCLKCQEQKRALLPCQHAVLCELCAQGSDCPVCQPSRAHTLQS, via the exons ATGTCGAAGGGCCCCGGGCCCGGCGGCTCCGCAGCTTCCTCGGCGCCCCCGGCCGCTACCGCTCAGGTGCTGCAGGCACAGCCCGAGAAACCGCAGCACTACAC GTACCTGAAGGAATTCCGCACAGAGCAGTGCCCACTCTTCGTGCAGCACAAATGCACTCAGCACCGGCCCTACACCTGCTTCCACTGGCACTTCGTGAACCAGCGACGTCGCCGTTCCATCCGCCGTCGGGACGGCACCTTCAACTACAGCCCTGACGTTTACTGCACCAAGTACGACGAGGCCACAGGCCTCTGCCCGGAGGGCGACGA GTGCCCATTCCTGCACAGGACCACAGGGGACACTGAGCGCAGGTACCACCTCCGCTACTACAAAACTGGAATCTGTATCCACGAGACAGACTCAAAAGGCAACTGCACCAAAAACGGCCTGCACTGCGCTTTTGCCCACGGGCCCCATGACCTCCGTTCCCCTGTCTACGACATCAG aGAGCTCCAGGCCATGGAGGCCCTGCAGAACGGCCAGACCACAGTAGAGGGCAGCACAGAGGGCCAGACGGCTGGGGCTGCGAGCCACGCTATGATAGAAAAAATCCTCAGCGAGGAGCCACGGTGGCAAG AGACTGCTTATGTGCTGGGGAACTATAAGACGGAGCCATGCAAGAAGCCCCCGAGGTTGTGTCGCCAGGGCTATGCCTGTCCCTACTACCACAACAGCAAGGACCGGCGGCGGAGTCCCCGGAAACACAAATACAG GTCATCTCCGTGTCCGAACGTAAAACATGGGGATGAGTGGGGAGACCCTGGCAAGTGTGAGAACGGAGATGCCTGCCAGTACTGCCACACACGCACGGAGCAGCAGTTCCACCCGGAG ATCTATAAATCCACCAAGTGCAATGACATGCAGCAGTCGGGCAGCTGTCCCCGAGGACCTTTCTGCGCCTTCGCCCACGTAGAAC AGCCGCCTCTCAGTGATGATCTACAACCTTCTTCAACTGTGTCAAGCCCCACTCAGCCGGGTCCCGTCTTGTACATGCCATCTGCTGCCGGAGACTCGGTGCCCGTGAGCCCCTCCAGCCCACATGCCCCTGACCTCAGCGCT GCCAAGTTAAAACCCCATTCACTAGAGCCCAGGAGCCAAGAGCAGCCTCTGCTTCAACCCAAACAG GACGTGCTGGGCATCCTTCCCGCTGGCAGCCCCCTGACCTCAAGCATCTCTTCCAGCATCACCTCCAGCCTGGCAGCTACTCCCCCTAGCCCTGCTGGCACCAGCAGCGTCCCTGGCATGAACGCGAACGCTCTGCCCTTCTATCCCACCAGCGACACGGTAGAGTCCGTCATAG agTCTGCCTTGGATGACCTGGACCTGAATGAGTTCGGGGTGGCTGCCCTAGAGAAGACGTACGATAACAGCACAGTGCCCCACCCAGGCGGCATCACAATTG GTGGCAGTTTGCTGCAGAGCTCTGCGCCCGTGAACATCCCCGGCTCCTTGGGCAGTTCTGCTTCCTTCCACTCGGCATCCCCGTCCCCTCCTGTCAGCCTCTCCTCGCATTtcctgcagcagccccagggCCACTTGAGCCAGTCAGAAAACACATTTCTGGGGACCTCAGCATCACATGGATCTTTGG GTCTCAACGGGATGAATAGCAGCATCTGGGAGCATTTTGCCTCTGGTAGCTTCTCCCCAGGCACTTCCCCGGCCTTCCTGTCAGGGCCAGGGGCTGCTGAGCTGGCCCGGCTGCGGCAAGAGCTCGAGGAAGCCAACGGCACCATCAAGCAGTGGGAGGAGTCCTGGAAGCAGGCTAAGCAG GCTTGTGATGCCtggaagaaggaggcagaggaggccgGAGAGCGGGCCAGTGCAGCAGGCGCCGAGTGCGAGCTGGCCCGGGAGCAGCGGGATGCACTGGAGGGGCAGGTCAAGAAGCTGCAGGAAGAGCTGGAGCGGCTGCACTCGGGCCCCGACCCGCAGGCCTTGCCCACCTTCTCTGACCTGGAGGCCCTCTCGCTCTCCACCCTCTACTCCCTCCAGAAGCAGCTGCGGGCCCACCTGGAACAAGTGGACAAG gccgTGTTCCACATGCAGTCGGTGAAATGCCTTAAGTGTCAGGAGCAGAAGCGAGCGCTGCTGCCGTGCCAACACGCCGTGCTGTGCGAgctctgtgcccagggcagcgaCTGCCCCGTCTGCCAGCCCAGCCGCGCCCACACCCTCCAGTCGTGA
- the UNK gene encoding RING finger protein unkempt homolog isoform X2 produces the protein MSKGPGPGGSAASSAPPAATAQVLQAQPEKPQHYTYLKEFRTEQCPLFVQHKCTQHRPYTCFHWHFVNQRRRRSIRRRDGTFNYSPDVYCTKYDEATGLCPEGDECPFLHRTTGDTERRYHLRYYKTGICIHETDSKGNCTKNGLHCAFAHGPHDLRSPVYDIRELQAMEALQNGQTTVEGSTEGQTAGAASHAMIEKILSEEPRWQETAYVLGNYKTEPCKKPPRLCRQGYACPYYHNSKDRRRSPRKHKYRSSPCPNVKHGDEWGDPGKCENGDACQYCHTRTEQQFHPEIYKSTKCNDMQQSGSCPRGPFCAFAHVEQPPLSDDLQPSSTVSSPTQPGPVLYMPSAAGDSVPVSPSSPHAPDLSALLCRNSNLGSPSNLCGSPPGSIRKPPNLEGIVFPGESGLAPGSYKKAPGFEREDQVGTEYLKNFKCQAKLKPHSLEPRSQEQPLLQPKQDVLGILPAGSPLTSSISSSITSSLAATPPSPAGTSSVPGMNANALPFYPTSDTVESVIESALDDLDLNEFGVAALEKTYDNSTVPHPGGITIGGSLLQSSAPVNIPGSLGSSASFHSASPSPPVSLSSHFLQQPQGHLSQSENTFLGTSASHGSLGLNGMNSSIWEHFASGSFSPGTSPAFLSGPGAAELARLRQELEEANGTIKQWEESWKQAKQACDAWKKEAEEAGERASAAGAECELAREQRDALEGQVKKLQEELERLHSGPDPQALPTFSDLEALSLSTLYSLQKQLRAHLEQVDKAVFHMQSVKCLKCQEQKRALLPCQHAVLCELCAQGSDCPVCQPSRAHTLQS, from the exons ATGTCGAAGGGCCCCGGGCCCGGCGGCTCCGCAGCTTCCTCGGCGCCCCCGGCCGCTACCGCTCAGGTGCTGCAGGCACAGCCCGAGAAACCGCAGCACTACAC GTACCTGAAGGAATTCCGCACAGAGCAGTGCCCACTCTTCGTGCAGCACAAATGCACTCAGCACCGGCCCTACACCTGCTTCCACTGGCACTTCGTGAACCAGCGACGTCGCCGTTCCATCCGCCGTCGGGACGGCACCTTCAACTACAGCCCTGACGTTTACTGCACCAAGTACGACGAGGCCACAGGCCTCTGCCCGGAGGGCGACGA GTGCCCATTCCTGCACAGGACCACAGGGGACACTGAGCGCAGGTACCACCTCCGCTACTACAAAACTGGAATCTGTATCCACGAGACAGACTCAAAAGGCAACTGCACCAAAAACGGCCTGCACTGCGCTTTTGCCCACGGGCCCCATGACCTCCGTTCCCCTGTCTACGACATCAG aGAGCTCCAGGCCATGGAGGCCCTGCAGAACGGCCAGACCACAGTAGAGGGCAGCACAGAGGGCCAGACGGCTGGGGCTGCGAGCCACGCTATGATAGAAAAAATCCTCAGCGAGGAGCCACGGTGGCAAG AGACTGCTTATGTGCTGGGGAACTATAAGACGGAGCCATGCAAGAAGCCCCCGAGGTTGTGTCGCCAGGGCTATGCCTGTCCCTACTACCACAACAGCAAGGACCGGCGGCGGAGTCCCCGGAAACACAAATACAG GTCATCTCCGTGTCCGAACGTAAAACATGGGGATGAGTGGGGAGACCCTGGCAAGTGTGAGAACGGAGATGCCTGCCAGTACTGCCACACACGCACGGAGCAGCAGTTCCACCCGGAG ATCTATAAATCCACCAAGTGCAATGACATGCAGCAGTCGGGCAGCTGTCCCCGAGGACCTTTCTGCGCCTTCGCCCACGTAGAAC AGCCGCCTCTCAGTGATGATCTACAACCTTCTTCAACTGTGTCAAGCCCCACTCAGCCGGGTCCCGTCTTGTACATGCCATCTGCTGCCGGAGACTCGGTGCCCGTGAGCCCCTCCAGCCCACATGCCCCTGACCTCAGCGCT CTCCTCTGTAGAAACAGCAATCTAGGAAGCCCATCTAATCTCTGTGGCTCCCCCCCGGGCTCCATCAGGAAGCCCCCGAACCTGGAAGGCATTGTCTTCCCTGGGGAGTCTGGCCTCGCCCCTGGCAGCTATAAGAAGGCTCCTGGCTTTGAGAGGGAAGACCAGGTGGGAACCGAGTacctgaaaaattttaaatgccag GCCAAGTTAAAACCCCATTCACTAGAGCCCAGGAGCCAAGAGCAGCCTCTGCTTCAACCCAAACAG GACGTGCTGGGCATCCTTCCCGCTGGCAGCCCCCTGACCTCAAGCATCTCTTCCAGCATCACCTCCAGCCTGGCAGCTACTCCCCCTAGCCCTGCTGGCACCAGCAGCGTCCCTGGCATGAACGCGAACGCTCTGCCCTTCTATCCCACCAGCGACACGGTAGAGTCCGTCATAG agTCTGCCTTGGATGACCTGGACCTGAATGAGTTCGGGGTGGCTGCCCTAGAGAAGACGTACGATAACAGCACAGTGCCCCACCCAGGCGGCATCACAATTG GTGGCAGTTTGCTGCAGAGCTCTGCGCCCGTGAACATCCCCGGCTCCTTGGGCAGTTCTGCTTCCTTCCACTCGGCATCCCCGTCCCCTCCTGTCAGCCTCTCCTCGCATTtcctgcagcagccccagggCCACTTGAGCCAGTCAGAAAACACATTTCTGGGGACCTCAGCATCACATGGATCTTTGG GTCTCAACGGGATGAATAGCAGCATCTGGGAGCATTTTGCCTCTGGTAGCTTCTCCCCAGGCACTTCCCCGGCCTTCCTGTCAGGGCCAGGGGCTGCTGAGCTGGCCCGGCTGCGGCAAGAGCTCGAGGAAGCCAACGGCACCATCAAGCAGTGGGAGGAGTCCTGGAAGCAGGCTAAGCAG GCTTGTGATGCCtggaagaaggaggcagaggaggccgGAGAGCGGGCCAGTGCAGCAGGCGCCGAGTGCGAGCTGGCCCGGGAGCAGCGGGATGCACTGGAGGGGCAGGTCAAGAAGCTGCAGGAAGAGCTGGAGCGGCTGCACTCGGGCCCCGACCCGCAGGCCTTGCCCACCTTCTCTGACCTGGAGGCCCTCTCGCTCTCCACCCTCTACTCCCTCCAGAAGCAGCTGCGGGCCCACCTGGAACAAGTGGACAAG gccgTGTTCCACATGCAGTCGGTGAAATGCCTTAAGTGTCAGGAGCAGAAGCGAGCGCTGCTGCCGTGCCAACACGCCGTGCTGTGCGAgctctgtgcccagggcagcgaCTGCCCCGTCTGCCAGCCCAGCCGCGCCCACACCCTCCAGTCGTGA